One window of Quercus robur chromosome 12, dhQueRobu3.1, whole genome shotgun sequence genomic DNA carries:
- the LOC126710186 gene encoding uncharacterized protein LOC126710186 — protein sequence MGDKGDTTKMQPQQKQISTSPKDPLEESTESRPHHHQQSPPVVAAKGASPFISVPLYVPSGATSSPFEQQFEAVNPKRPRYTGQWKLLPSPTSQQKQTQLAMLSSESSPSPTTHATNPQTQQHHTTAASSSDTASSPSHSPMPSMSAASGQDTDKLEGEQSHHQIRKGKYVSPVWKPNEMLWLARAWRIQYQGGSDIGSGSSSRAEQLESGQSRGKTRADKDKEVADFLQRHGVNRDAKTAGTKWDNMLGEFRKVYEWERGGEREQVGKSYFRLSPYERKLHRLPASFDEEVFEELSQFMGSRMRSSQSRGSLGIVAGDDSRTVLTGTRALPPPPPFKEDELPLSARAKQLVMTSGNEPLFHGTRGTLLGFESPLDIVAASSSSLSKELRRIGKIRMTWEESVSLWAEEGEHHRGRVRLQGSSFLNADELTFFDDSTVPCNMETFEDGPLKGFSVDRFVSGQQVKVFGRRKASSTASSGFTERVQLPFTEPSIRSIPPWEYQDPTEYYVGCLRVPPPTLPSLFELSLHLQEPPPEELRFPLRRDVYRDLPLGKEHFFTISTELLDCRAFIYDILSPIIRTNPSISSATFTSRDSFIGLWDDCINRIVSKFCSVEMVVIRKPSSASTEMLQDQWPNVTGFVRNFCLWRGEEADKSRDEALDPSSSIAEKLLWTYTDLPYILGYYAVGYLVTFCALTRAQDRIIRTDLCSLDLSSPVERLKALVPCYRIAGLLPLLADRCFNNINNSGVNYKQLFAYSDFERLDLGNGNFIEMTPNTVTRIFSSKRRWTAVKEIYDFLDQRIPHAEFIFRSSEKDLALVFKPRGCKFKPTNCDQLVEALKYVTKALVALHDLSFMHRDLGWDKVMRRSDRENEWFVCGFEEAVGAPQIYPHGAAAAGGVGDAAARGRHAPEMGRGLHGVKVDVWGVGYLVKTSGLGGNGVVGGVPKMLRELQNRCLDQNPEQRPTAADCYHHLLQLQSSLSASSGGGY from the exons ATGGGTGATAAGGGAGATACAACCAAGATGCAACCACAACAAAAGCAAATTTCAACTTCTCCCAAAGACCCACTTGAGGAATCGACAGAGTCAAGGCCACACCATCACCAACAGTCCCCTCCGGTCGTTGCTGCTAAAGGAGCTTCTCCCTTCATCTCTGTCCCTCTTTATGTTCCAAGTGGTGCTACATCATCACCATTTGAGCAACAATTTGAGGCTGTGAATCCAAAGAGACCTAGGTATACGGGGCAATGGAAGCTTCTACCTTCTCCAACTTCACAACAAAAACAGACCCAGTTGGCTATGCTAAGCTCCGAATCAAGCCCATCACCGACCACACACGCAACCaacccacaaacccagcaaCACCACACAACAGCCGCTTCCTCTTCAGACACAGCCTCATCGCCATCTCACTCTCCTATGCCTTCGATGTCTGCTGCCTCTGGCCAAGACACAGACAAGCTAGAGGGAGAGcaatctcatcatcaaatcagaaaaggaaaatatgtgAGCCCTGTTTGGAAACCAAACGAGATGTTGTGGTTGGCTAGAGCTTGGAGGATTCAATACCAAGGTGGATCTGATATAGGGTCTGGCTCATCTTCAAGAGCAGAGCAACTAGAGAGTGGTCAAAGTAGAGGTAAAACTAGAGCAGATAAAGATAAAGAAGTAGCTGATTTTCTTCAAAGACATGGGGTCAATAGGGATGCTAAAACTGCTGGGACTAAGTGGGACAATATGTTGGGGGAGTTCAGGAAGGTGTACGAGTGGGAAAGAGGGGGTGAGAGAGAGCAAGTTGGAAAGAGTTACTTTAGGCTCTCTCCTTATGAAAGGAAGCTCCATCGATTGCCAGCTTCGTTTGATGAAGAAGTTTTTGAAGAGCTTTCACAGTTCATGGGTTCTAGAATGAGATCATCTCAAAGTAGAGGAAGCTTAGGAATTGTAGCTGGGGATGATAGTCGAACAGTTCTCACTGGGACAAGAGCTTTGCCTCCACCTCCTCCATTCAAAGAAGATGAACTCCCTCTTTCAG CTCGGGCAAAACAATTGGTTATGACCAGTGGTAATGAACCTTTATTCCATGGTACCAGAGGGACCTTACTAGGGTTTGAGTCTCCTCTAGACATTGTAGCcgcttcatcttcttcattatCTAAAGAGCTCCGTCGAATTGGAAAGATACGAATGACATGGGAAGAATCGGTGAGCTTATGGGCTGAAGAAGGTGAGCACCATAGAGGAAGGGTGAGGCTCCAAGGTTCAAGCTTTTTAAATGCAGATGAGCTTACTTTCTTTGACGATTCCACGGTCCCTTGCAACATGGAAACCTTTGAAGATGGGCCTCTTAAAGGCTTCTCTGTAGATAGATTCGTTTCTGGACAACAAGTCAAAGTTTTTGGCAGGAGGAAAGCTTCCTCTACAGCTTCTTCTG GCTTCACTGAGAGAGTCCAGCTTCCTTTCACTGAACCCTCTATCAGAT CTATTCCTCCATGGGAATATCAAGATCCAACTGAGTATTACGTAGGGTGTCTGCGAGTTCCACCACCAACACTACCAAGCTTGTTTGAGCTCTCATTACACTTGCAAGAACCACCACCTGAAGAATTGCGTTTTCCACTGCGAAGAGATGTTTACCGAGACTTGCCTCTAGGGAAAGAGCATTTCTTTACAATCTCTACCGAGTTATTAGACTGTAGAGCCTTCATATACGACATTCTAAGCCCAATTATCCGAACTAACCCTAGCATTAGCAGTGCCACTTTTACAAGTAGAGACTCTTTTATTGGCCTTTGGGATGATTGCATCAATAGGATTGTGTCTAAATTCTGTTCAGTTGAAATGGTTGTTATAAGAAAACCCTCTTCAGCGTCGACCGAGATGTTGCAGGATCAATGGCCTAACGTGACGGGTTTTGTTAGAAATTTTTGCTTATGGAGAGGTGAGGAAGCTGATAAATCAAGGGATGAAGCTTTGGACCCCTCATCTTCAATTGCTGAAAAGCTTTTATGGACGTACACGGATcttccatacattttgggctacTATGCTGTTGGTTATTTGGTAACATTTTGTGCACTAACCCGTGCACAAGACCGCATTATCCGAACAGATTTATGCTCACTAGACCTATCTTCACCGGTGGAGAGACTCAAAGCCCTAGTCCCATGTTACAGAATTGCTGGGCTTTTGCCATTGCTAGCTGATCGGTGCTTCAATAACATCAACAACAGTGGTGTGAATTACAAGCAGCTGTTTGCTTATAGTGATTTTGAGAGACTTGATTTGGGTAATGGAAATTTCATCGAAATGACTCCAAATACAGTGACCAGAATTTTCTCAAGCAAAAGAAGATGGACTGCAGTGAAGGAAATCTACGATTTTCTTGACCAACGTATCCCACATGCGGAATTCATTTTCCGATCATCGGAGAAAGACTTGGCATTGGTTTTCAAGCCAAGAGGGTGCAAATTCAAGCCGACAAACTGTGACCAACTCGTGGAGGCACTCAAGTACGTGACAAAAGCCTTAGTAGCACTACACGACCTATCTTTCATGCACAGAGACTTGGGTTGGGACAAAGTGATGCGACGAAGCGACAGAGAAAACGAGTGGTTCGTCTGCGGGTTCGAGGAAGCAGTGGGCGCACCACAAATATACCCGCACGGGGCGGCTGCCGCCGGAGGAGTAGGAGACGCGGCGGCGCGTGGAAGACACGCGCCAGAGATGGGAAGGGGGCTGCATGGAGTGAAAGTGGACGTGTGGGGTGTAGGGTATTTAGTAAAGACAAGTGGGTTAGGTGGTAACGGAGTTGTGGGTGGGGTCCCAAAGATGCTGAGAGAGCTTCAGAATCGGTGCTTGGATCAGAACCCAGAGCAGAGGCCAACTGCAGCCGACTGTTACCACCACCTGCTTCAGTTGCAGTCATCTCTGTCAGCTTCTTCTGGAGGAGGGTACTGA